A window of Apium graveolens cultivar Ventura chromosome 8, ASM990537v1, whole genome shotgun sequence contains these coding sequences:
- the LOC141678091 gene encoding ABC transporter G family member 1-like: MCMDMFSGRTVDVEKCEMKQNGTGLDGEFAKNEGGFGSVDGAYLTWEDLTVTVSGGKKGAKSILQDLTGYARPGEILAVMGPSGCGKSTLLDALAGRLGSNTRQTGDVLINGRKQQLTYGTLAYLTQEDVLICTLTVREAVYYSAMLQLPNSMSKAEKVDRAERTIREMGLQDAMNTRIGGYGNKGLSGGQKKRVSICIELLTRPKLLYLDEPTSGLDSAASFYVMSQIVKLARQYEMTVLVSIHQPSSEVFALFHNLCLLSLGRVIYFGPSNRSNQFFAANGFPTPALQNPADHYLRTINNDFDQDIEQGLSGKLTTEQVTNLLVRSYKSSDTCKETQRTIAEIIRQERGVIEMKGSQASFFRQCIVLTQRSFVNMYRDTGYYWLRLFIYIGLAIGIGTLFFDIGAGYGSIHARGSLLMYVASFLTMMAIGGFPSFVEEMKVFARERLNGHYGAGPYVIANTLSSAPYLFIISLIPGGIIYYLVGLQRGNVQFVCFISILVTCMMLVEGLMMVVATMVPNYLMGLTTGAAIQGVMMLSGGFFQLPNDLPKIIWKYPLYYISFHKYAYQGLYKNEFESLKFPSSQFEGAPLIDGPTILKSIWQVDMGYSKWTDVMILLGMVITYRILFFSVIKIAERIKPVVRVFMFDSLHSDEETGKQ, translated from the exons ATGTGCATGGATATGTTTTCAGGTAGGACTGTAGACGTAGAGAAATGCGAAATGAAGCAAAATGGTACAGGCTTAGATGGCGAATTTGCGAAAAATGAGGGTGGATTTGGGAGTGTAGATGGGGCTTATTTGACATGGGAGGACCTTACCGTGACAGTTTCAGGTGGGAAAAAAGGAGCTAAGTCTATACTTCAAGATCTCACTGGTTATGCTAGACCTGGTGAAATTTTGGCAGTTATGGGCCCTTCTGGTTGTGGCAAATCAACTCTTCTTGATGCATTGGCTG GGAGGTTGGGATCAAATACTAGGCAGACTGGAGATGTTCTAATCAATGGTCGAAAACAACAGCTTACATATGGAACATTG GCCTATTTGACTCAAGAGGACGTTCTAATTTGTACACTAACGGTTAGAGAAGCTGTATACTACTCAGCAATGCTGCAGTTGCCCAACTCAATGTCTAAGGCTGAGAAAGTGGATAGAGCAGAGAGGACCATTCGTGAAATGGGCTTACAAGATGCAATGAACACGAGAATAGGAGGTTATGGAAACAAAGGCCTTAGCGGGGGACAAAAAAAGAGAGTTAGTATCTGCATTGAACTTTTAACGCGACCAAAGCTTTTATATCTTGATGAGCCAACAAGTGGACTTGATAGTGCAGCATCCTTTTATGTCATGAGCCAAATTGTTAAACTTGCTCGGCAATATGAGATGACTGTTCTTGTATCTATTCATCAACCTAGTAGTGAAGTTTTTGCCCTCTTCCACAATCTTTGCCTTCTTTCATTGGGAAGAGTGATATACTTCGGACCCTCTAATCGATCAAATCAG TTCTTCGCTGCCAATGGTTTTCCAACTCCAGCCTTGCAGAACCCTGCAGATCATTACCTTCGAACAATAAACAATGATTTTGATCAG GATATTGAGCAAGGTCTTTCCGGAAAGCTGACTACAGAGCAAGTAACTAATCTGCTCGTAAGGTCTTACAAGTCATCTGATACTTGTAAAGAAACTCAAAGAACTATTGCTGAGATCATTAGACAG GAACGAGGGGTAATTGAGATGAAGGGAAGTCAAGCTAGCTTTTTCAGGCAATGCATAGTTCTTACACAAAGATCATTTGTAAACATGTATCGCGATACAGGCTACTACTGGTTGCGCCTTTTTATATACATTGGATTGGCAATAGGAATAGGCACCCTCTTCTTTGACATCGGTGCAGGTTATGGATCGATTCAT GCTAGAGGCTCACTGCTTATGTATGTAGCTTCATTCTTGACAATGATGGCTATTGGTGGATTTCCTTCATTTGTAGAGGAAATGAAG GTATTTGCGCGTGAAAGATTAAATGGACATTATGGGGCTGGACCATATGTCATAGCCAATACACTTTCTTCGGCACCATACCTATTTATCATATCTTTGATTCCTGGAGGAATCATATACTATCTTGTAGGACTTCAACGTGGAAACGTACAGTTTGTATGTTTCATATCTATACTTGTGACTTGTATGATGCTGGTCGAGGGCCTTATGATGGTCGTGGCGACAATGGTTCCAAATTATCTGATGGGATTAACTACAGGTGCTGCGATTCAAGGGGTAATGATGTTAAGTGGAGGGTTCTTTCAGTTGCCTAATGATCTTCCGAAAATTATATGGAAATACCCTTTATACTACATTTCTTTCCACAAATATGCATATCAGGGGCTGTACAAAAATGAGTTTGAAAGCCTTAAATTTCCCAGTAGTCAATTTGAAGGAGCTCCTCTCATCGACGGTCCTACAATTTTGAAAAGTATCTGGCAAGTAGATATGGGTTATTCTAAGTGGACGGATGTCATGATATTACTAGGAATGGTGATTACTTATAGAATATTGTTCTTTTCCGTGATCAAGATAGCTGAAAGAATTAAGCCTGTAGTTAGAGTTTTCATGTTTGATTCTCTTCATTCGGATGAAGAAACAGGGAAGCAATAA